From one Methylovirgula sp. HY1 genomic stretch:
- a CDS encoding urease subunit gamma produces MNLSPREKDKLLIATAAMVARRRLERGVKLNYPEAVALISDFVTEGARDGRNVASLMDAGARVLTRDQVMDGVAEMIADVQVEATFPDGTKLVTVHDPIR; encoded by the coding sequence ATGAATCTCAGCCCTCGCGAGAAAGACAAATTGCTCATTGCGACAGCCGCGATGGTGGCGCGTCGCCGGCTGGAGCGCGGTGTCAAGCTCAACTATCCCGAAGCGGTCGCTTTGATCTCGGATTTCGTCACTGAGGGCGCACGTGACGGCAGGAACGTCGCGAGCCTGATGGACGCCGGCGCCCGTGTCCTCACCCGCGACCAGGTGATGGACGGCGTCGCCGAAATGATCGCCGACGTGCAGGTCGAAGCAACCTTTCCCGACGGCACCAAGCTCGTCACTGTTCACGATCCCATC
- a CDS encoding urease accessory protein UreD, translating into MHAADKLSRERLPDRNKVVNGIAPSQRSEGGLRLGFKRRGPLTVLDNLFQSGCLRARILRAEPGHPTEAVLLNTAGGLTGGDRLSLTISWEPGTHAVVTNQACEKLYRAAAGEARIETTLDVKEGATAEWLPQEAILFDRASVWRDLQVRLSGGAVFTGLEAVVLGRAAMGETVQSTRFKDRWRIWRGDRLVYADAFGLNGDIASLLAQAPVTQGHIAFANLLHVGPAGEMALEQVRALLPTCGCVAGASAWNGLLTIRFVADSSARLRSALVRVLDTLRVTPLPRVWQI; encoded by the coding sequence GTGCACGCTGCCGACAAGCTTTCGCGAGAGCGCCTTCCTGACCGCAACAAGGTCGTCAATGGCATTGCGCCGAGCCAGCGTAGCGAAGGCGGTCTTCGACTCGGCTTCAAGCGCCGCGGCCCCCTCACCGTCCTCGACAATCTGTTTCAGTCGGGCTGTCTACGCGCGCGCATTCTGCGCGCCGAGCCCGGCCATCCGACCGAGGCGGTGCTGCTGAATACAGCCGGCGGCTTGACCGGTGGCGATCGTCTGTCATTGACCATCTCTTGGGAGCCGGGCACGCATGCGGTGGTGACCAACCAGGCCTGCGAAAAGCTCTACCGCGCCGCAGCGGGCGAAGCCCGCATCGAAACGACTCTCGATGTCAAAGAAGGGGCGACGGCCGAATGGCTGCCGCAAGAGGCCATCCTTTTCGACAGAGCGTCGGTCTGGCGCGACCTACAGGTGCGGCTGAGCGGCGGCGCCGTTTTCACAGGACTCGAGGCTGTCGTGCTGGGCCGCGCGGCCATGGGCGAGACGGTGCAGAGCACGCGCTTTAAAGACCGCTGGCGGATCTGGCGCGGCGACCGCCTCGTCTATGCCGACGCCTTCGGTCTCAACGGCGACATCGCCAGCTTGCTCGCGCAAGCGCCGGTGACCCAAGGCCACATCGCCTTCGCCAATCTCCTGCACGTGGGACCCGCTGGCGAGATGGCACTTGAACAGGTGCGCGCATTGCTTCCGACTTGCGGCTGCGTTGCCGGAGCAAGCGCGTGGAATGGTCTCCTCACCATTCGTTTCGTCGCAGACAGCAGTGCGAGATTGCGGTCGGCCCTCGTCCGCGTCCTCGATACGCTCAGAGTGACGCCTCTGCCGCGTGTCTGGCAAATATAG
- a CDS encoding IS5 family transposase: MPWNEADRLKYDVIRARYSSDMSDEEFELIAPLLPRPKRRGRKPTDPREILNAMFYLIRCGCPWRLLPKDFPPFTTVQNHFYAWRDNGLWTQIVCILVMNARESEGREASPTAVIVDSQSVKTTEAGGPRGFDAGKKVKGRKRHIAVDMLGLPIESQVTPAAVQDRDALAPILGEVHRKSPFVSMCFVDGGYKGDEAQRAAYEASRISITVVERSDKRVAGFVVLPKRWVVERTLGWINRARRLAKDFEATIESSLAWLLIALAFLLMRRLARLSPQPT; this comes from the coding sequence ATGCCGTGGAACGAGGCCGATCGACTGAAGTATGATGTGATCCGCGCACGTTATTCAAGTGACATGTCTGACGAGGAATTTGAATTGATTGCTCCGCTTCTGCCGCGGCCCAAGCGGCGAGGTCGGAAGCCAACCGATCCGCGCGAGATACTGAACGCCATGTTCTATTTGATCCGCTGCGGTTGCCCGTGGCGGCTTCTGCCCAAGGATTTCCCGCCTTTCACCACGGTGCAGAACCACTTCTACGCGTGGCGCGACAACGGTCTTTGGACGCAGATCGTCTGCATTCTGGTCATGAACGCCCGCGAGAGCGAAGGCCGGGAAGCCTCGCCTACCGCGGTCATCGTCGACAGCCAATCGGTGAAAACAACCGAGGCCGGCGGGCCGCGCGGCTTCGACGCCGGCAAAAAGGTCAAGGGACGCAAACGGCATATTGCGGTCGATATGCTCGGATTGCCGATCGAAAGTCAGGTCACGCCCGCCGCTGTCCAGGACCGCGACGCGCTCGCCCCTATACTCGGCGAGGTTCATCGCAAAAGCCCTTTTGTAAGCATGTGCTTCGTCGACGGCGGCTACAAAGGCGACGAAGCCCAACGAGCCGCCTATGAAGCCAGTCGAATCTCCATCACCGTCGTCGAGCGCTCGGACAAGCGCGTCGCGGGGTTCGTCGTGCTGCCGAAGCGCTGGGTGGTCGAGAGGACGCTAGGCTGGATCAACCGAGCGCGCCGCCTCGCCAAGGACTTCGAGGCGACCATCGAATCGTCACTGGCTTGGCTCCTCATCGCTCTCGCCTTCCTGCTCATGCGCAGGCTGGCAAGGCTCTCTCCTCAACCCACGTAA
- a CDS encoding carbohydrate porin: MANKKYGVGPRKKRGRLASVTLAASLCCIGAAAHAQEAVSGDQALATTKAPPPVAAPSAFNGPLATFAGPLAAQGITFHAVALNFSEVNPSLGLAPGHAANSLYVIEGVDADLGKLMGLAGTSLHFENMFFPATENLNIAPQIGDSQVGYQPPYTPRIARLSRATIEQKAFDNRLDVEVGATHPGYYYALFNCSSINTCFQDMLYLNAGYTSYGFAVPGGNVSYAISPSIYVETGAFAVQPGANSHIGYDFPNETYDGALAMAEIGRRATFSMEPFPWKISLTAFVNTANHLDYTAATASNGAASTVSGTSGMVLQGEKVVWRQDGGSDVGNKTPMALKLYGSFGWAFDSTIPVQGDTWVGATLMSPFAGRPSDTYGLKFNWQRMNANYTSYLTAANFVSGGPGFLSPYRRDSYIFEANAHLQLPYGMAFEPVVQYEINPNSYFNPLTPARARDGVYIGGTYVIPLGTLLGLQASN; the protein is encoded by the coding sequence ATGGCGAACAAAAAATATGGGGTTGGTCCGCGCAAAAAGCGCGGGCGTTTGGCAAGTGTGACACTGGCGGCGAGCTTGTGCTGCATCGGCGCGGCGGCGCATGCGCAGGAAGCCGTGAGTGGCGACCAAGCGCTGGCAACGACGAAGGCGCCGCCGCCTGTCGCTGCGCCGAGCGCCTTCAATGGTCCGCTGGCGACCTTCGCCGGGCCGCTCGCCGCGCAAGGCATCACCTTCCACGCGGTTGCGCTGAATTTTTCGGAAGTCAATCCCAGCCTCGGGCTGGCGCCCGGGCATGCCGCCAATTCGCTCTATGTCATCGAGGGTGTCGATGCCGATCTCGGCAAGCTCATGGGCCTGGCGGGCACGTCGCTGCATTTTGAAAACATGTTCTTTCCGGCGACGGAAAATCTCAATATCGCGCCACAGATCGGCGACAGCCAAGTCGGCTATCAGCCGCCATACACGCCGCGGATCGCGCGGCTGTCGCGTGCCACGATCGAGCAGAAGGCGTTCGACAACCGTCTCGACGTGGAAGTCGGCGCGACGCATCCGGGCTATTATTATGCACTGTTCAACTGTAGCTCGATCAACACCTGCTTCCAGGACATGCTCTATCTCAATGCGGGCTACACGTCCTATGGGTTCGCCGTGCCGGGCGGCAATGTGAGCTATGCGATCTCGCCAAGCATTTATGTCGAGACAGGCGCTTTCGCGGTGCAGCCGGGCGCCAATTCTCACATCGGCTATGATTTCCCTAACGAGACCTATGATGGCGCTCTCGCCATGGCTGAGATCGGTCGCCGGGCGACTTTCAGCATGGAGCCTTTTCCATGGAAAATCTCGCTGACGGCTTTCGTCAACACGGCGAACCACCTCGACTATACGGCAGCAACAGCGTCGAACGGTGCCGCGAGCACGGTGTCGGGGACTTCGGGCATGGTGTTGCAAGGAGAGAAGGTGGTTTGGCGGCAAGACGGCGGCTCTGATGTGGGCAATAAGACGCCGATGGCCTTGAAGCTTTACGGCAGCTTCGGCTGGGCCTTCGATTCGACCATTCCGGTGCAGGGGGATACGTGGGTGGGCGCGACGCTCATGTCGCCTTTCGCGGGACGCCCGAGCGACACCTACGGGCTGAAGTTCAACTGGCAACGGATGAACGCGAATTATACGAGCTATCTGACGGCGGCCAATTTCGTGTCCGGCGGCCCGGGCTTTTTATCTCCGTATCGTCGCGACTCATATATTTTCGAAGCCAATGCGCATTTGCAATTGCCATATGGCATGGCGTTTGAGCCCGTCGTTCAATACGAGATCAATCCGAACAGCTATTTCAATCCGCTGACGCCAGCCAGGGCACGTGACGGCGTCTATATCGGCGGCACCTATGTCATTCCGCTGGGGACGCTGCTTGGCCTCCAGGCATCCAATTAA
- a CDS encoding RES family NAD+ phosphorylase, protein MPDGLPVIREAFARTIRLVSTANKRPSVLKLLVDDDDLAALAEIEGATNTRLIAQERGIEKTDAHELVFGVPHAAFINAAFAYSRPRELNRFNGPGRGAWYAELDVATCLKEVGFHMTEFLGRTGEYQAVVEYVQMVASLAGEFMDLREVPAHISLHPDTAIGYPAGNALADATRAEGLNGIIYSSVRHAGGTCIVALWPHAVQSVAQGTYWRLTWAGSPEPKIEKI, encoded by the coding sequence TTGCCCGACGGCCTGCCCGTCATCCGCGAAGCCTTCGCCCGGACGATCAGGCTGGTCTCCACCGCCAATAAGCGGCCATCCGTCCTCAAGCTTCTGGTCGATGATGATGACCTTGCAGCGCTCGCCGAGATCGAAGGCGCCACCAACACGCGGCTGATCGCACAAGAGCGCGGTATCGAGAAGACCGACGCGCACGAACTCGTCTTCGGCGTCCCGCATGCCGCCTTCATCAACGCGGCCTTCGCCTATTCGCGCCCCAGGGAATTGAACCGCTTTAACGGTCCCGGCAGAGGCGCCTGGTATGCCGAGCTCGATGTCGCGACCTGCCTGAAGGAAGTCGGTTTTCACATGACCGAGTTCCTCGGGCGGACTGGCGAATACCAAGCCGTGGTTGAATATGTGCAGATGGTCGCGAGCCTGGCAGGCGAGTTCATGGATCTGCGCGAAGTTCCAGCCCATATCTCGCTTCATCCGGATACGGCCATCGGCTATCCGGCCGGCAATGCCCTCGCGGATGCCACGCGGGCGGAAGGCCTGAACGGAATCATCTATTCTTCGGTCCGTCATGCAGGCGGCACCTGCATCGTCGCGCTTTGGCCCCATGCCGTGCAATCTGTGGCGCAAGGTACCTATTGGCGGCTGACATGGGCAGGCTCGCCGGAGCCCAAGATCGAGAAAATTTAA
- a CDS encoding antitoxin Xre-like helix-turn-helix domain-containing protein, with product MSKVARQSGAPLTPIERQTFAAAEDRERLSSPALKAFTNLAQRWNLSNTEAAALLGVSGSTWDRIKSGKWEQALSQDQLTRVSATVGLFKGLHLLFASDMADRWVRLPNKGPLFDHRTPINSMIEGGIPQMIEVRRYVDAVRGGL from the coding sequence ATGAGCAAAGTAGCCCGGCAGTCGGGCGCCCCCCTTACCCCTATTGAACGCCAGACCTTCGCCGCGGCCGAAGACCGTGAGCGGTTGTCCAGTCCGGCTCTTAAAGCCTTTACTAACCTCGCGCAGCGCTGGAACCTGAGCAATACGGAGGCCGCTGCTCTGCTCGGGGTTTCCGGCAGCACCTGGGATCGAATTAAGAGTGGCAAGTGGGAACAGGCGCTGAGCCAGGATCAATTGACCCGAGTCTCGGCGACGGTCGGCCTGTTCAAGGGGCTTCACCTCCTGTTTGCAAGTGACATGGCCGACCGTTGGGTCAGGCTTCCCAATAAAGGGCCGCTCTTCGATCATCGGACTCCGATTAACTCCATGATCGAGGGCGGCATCCCGCAGATGATCGAAGTCCGGCGCTATGTCGATGCTGTGCGCGGAGGGCTCTAA
- a CDS encoding type II toxin-antitoxin system VapC family toxin, whose translation MLDTNVISMLSPYAGDASEHFLRWLESRDSEGLIFLSVVTIHEIEKGIALLEHKGASAKVASLRAWLSALVTSYPDKILNLDATAAALSGQLEAKALCAGFDPGMADATIAGIAQAHDLVIITGNVKHFLPFGVDVSLPDEAALSM comes from the coding sequence TTGCTCGACACTAATGTCATCTCGATGCTTTCACCCTACGCGGGCGACGCATCCGAGCACTTTCTCAGATGGCTGGAAAGCAGGGATAGCGAAGGTCTGATTTTTCTGTCGGTCGTCACAATCCACGAGATCGAAAAAGGGATCGCGTTGCTCGAACACAAGGGCGCTTCCGCGAAGGTGGCGAGCCTGCGGGCTTGGCTCTCAGCGCTCGTCACCTCCTATCCCGACAAAATTCTTAACCTCGACGCCACCGCTGCCGCGCTCTCGGGACAATTGGAAGCGAAAGCGCTCTGCGCAGGATTTGATCCTGGAATGGCGGACGCCACGATCGCCGGCATCGCCCAGGCGCACGATCTCGTCATCATCACCGGCAACGTGAAACATTTTCTTCCGTTCGGAGTCGACGTGTCGCTGCCCGACGAGGCAGCCTTATCAATGTAA
- a CDS encoding type II toxin-antitoxin system Phd/YefM family antitoxin: MPIINLKDAKAGFSSLVDDAFKGEIVTITRHGKPVAALVSVEAAEIARKILEKKRSGLVAYLRTFPGGEFERNRSPSRDVEL; the protein is encoded by the coding sequence ATGCCAATCATCAATCTAAAGGACGCAAAGGCTGGCTTTTCCAGCCTCGTCGACGATGCGTTCAAGGGCGAGATCGTTACCATCACCCGCCATGGCAAGCCGGTCGCCGCGCTCGTGTCGGTCGAAGCGGCTGAAATCGCCCGCAAAATCCTCGAAAAGAAGCGCTCCGGCCTCGTCGCCTATCTGAGGACGTTCCCGGGCGGCGAGTTCGAGCGTAATCGCTCACCTTCCCGGGATGTCGAACTTTGA
- the istB gene encoding IS21-like element helper ATPase IstB has product MNAPQTPIDAARLSLLLNELRLPAIKTLWPQFAETADKEGWPAARFLAAIAEHELAERDRRRIERHLAEGKLLPGKTLESFAFEAVPMISKAQVMAIVAGDAWLGRGANVLLFGPPGGGKSHLASAVGLALIENGYRVLFTRTTDLVQKLQIARRDLGLEAAINRLDRFDLLILDDLAYVTKDQAETSVLFELISARYERRSMLITANQPFGEWNKVFPDPAMTLAAVDRLVHHAIIFEMNVESYRRRQAIERKRGPGRPPTQATPANLADADLVD; this is encoded by the coding sequence ATGAACGCGCCGCAAACGCCCATCGACGCCGCGAGGCTGAGCTTGCTCCTTAATGAACTGCGCCTGCCGGCGATCAAAACGCTGTGGCCGCAATTTGCCGAGACCGCCGACAAGGAAGGCTGGCCCGCCGCCCGCTTCCTCGCGGCAATAGCCGAGCATGAACTCGCCGAACGCGACCGCCGCCGGATCGAACGCCATCTCGCCGAAGGCAAGCTCCTGCCCGGAAAGACGCTGGAATCGTTCGCCTTCGAGGCCGTGCCGATGATCTCGAAAGCCCAGGTCATGGCGATTGTCGCTGGCGACGCTTGGCTCGGCAGAGGCGCCAACGTCTTGTTGTTCGGGCCACCCGGCGGCGGCAAGAGTCATCTCGCCTCCGCGGTCGGCCTCGCCTTGATCGAAAATGGCTACCGGGTTCTGTTCACCCGAACCACCGACCTGGTGCAGAAGCTGCAAATCGCCCGCCGCGACCTCGGGCTCGAAGCTGCGATCAACCGCCTGGACCGCTTCGATCTGCTCATCCTCGACGATCTTGCTTACGTTACCAAGGATCAGGCCGAAACCAGTGTGCTGTTCGAACTCATCAGCGCGCGCTACGAGCGGCGATCCATGCTGATTACTGCCAACCAGCCGTTCGGCGAATGGAACAAGGTCTTTCCAGACCCCGCCATGACGCTCGCAGCCGTCGATCGTCTCGTCCACCACGCCATCATCTTCGAGATGAATGTCGAAAGCTATCGTCGTCGCCAAGCCATTGAGCGAAAACGCGGTCCTGGACGTCCGCCAACTCAGGCGACGCCCGCCAATCTCGCCGACGCCGATCTCGTTGATTGA